One Thauera sp. K11 DNA window includes the following coding sequences:
- a CDS encoding PEP/pyruvate-binding domain-containing protein translates to MDDDASAFAPTTGLPALDAVLRGVQRGDNVVWQIQSLDEYLALVQPYARAARAQRRRLIYFRFASHAPLLAAGEGAEIHHPRPQDGFDAFVDQVHSVIEAAGRETMYVFDCLSELAGAWQSDRMMGNFFRLTCPRLFDLDTVTYFGVYRNTHAGDGMDTIADTTQYLLDVFRCRGRLYIRPIKVQHRSARAMNLIHAWEDGDRFRAVADSGTVSEILAGSGWAGLEGGAIAGHWDRHFAAARGLLARRRADADGGQAAREADCFARLARLLFPEGGGLLRLIGRYMGLEDLLAIRARMIGNGSIGGKAAGMLLARAILRRDLPALHERLEAHDSFYVGTEVFDTFFVLNRLWWIRRRQREPESFLQGLDEARGRILQGEFPEPIVRRFEAMLDYFGEWPFIVRSSSRLEDRYGSAFAGQYDSVFCVNQGPRGKRLADLLDAVRQVYASTLGEQALRYRQRRGLLHEHEQMALLIMRVSGTAGRRYFHPHAAGVGLSVNPYPWNPQIDMRAGVVRLVAGLGTRAVDRSDDDYTRLIALNAPALRPETNFGAIARHAQRRMDALDLQQNRLVSGPFAELVKGAGDFPLALFTSRERDDGPAFLTFDGLVSRTAFVDDLRALLAVLHAAYDHPVEVEFAVNFGGDAYRINLLQCRPMQIRDSEGAGDARPPEGARQVVAARGAVIGPGRVIHPERIVLVRPAVYGQLGQADRLAVTQLVGRINQASAGRCLLVLGPGRWGSRDLWLGLPVAFAEINHVAALCEIVAMHDNLVPDVSLGTHFLNELIEADMLYFALFPRLAGNHLDEEALQRLPNRLADLLPDAARWSGVLHVADVARGAATLYADAERQQAVLTLAG, encoded by the coding sequence ATGGACGACGACGCTTCCGCCTTCGCCCCGACCACCGGCCTGCCCGCGCTGGACGCCGTGCTGCGGGGCGTGCAGCGCGGCGACAACGTCGTCTGGCAGATCCAGTCGCTGGACGAATACCTCGCCCTCGTGCAGCCGTACGCCCGCGCGGCGCGCGCGCAGCGGCGGCGGCTGATCTATTTCCGCTTCGCCTCGCACGCGCCGCTGCTGGCGGCCGGCGAAGGTGCGGAGATCCACCATCCGCGCCCGCAGGACGGCTTCGATGCCTTCGTCGACCAGGTGCATTCGGTGATCGAGGCTGCCGGGCGGGAGACGATGTACGTCTTCGACTGCCTGTCCGAACTGGCCGGGGCGTGGCAGTCGGACCGCATGATGGGCAACTTCTTCCGCCTCACCTGCCCGCGGCTGTTCGACCTCGACACCGTCACCTACTTCGGCGTGTACCGCAACACCCATGCCGGCGACGGCATGGACACCATCGCCGACACCACCCAGTACCTGCTCGACGTGTTCCGTTGCCGCGGCCGGCTGTACATCCGGCCGATCAAGGTGCAGCACCGCTCCGCCCGGGCGATGAACCTCATCCACGCCTGGGAGGACGGCGACCGCTTCCGCGCGGTGGCCGACAGCGGCACGGTGTCGGAGATCCTGGCCGGCTCGGGCTGGGCCGGGCTGGAGGGCGGCGCCATCGCCGGCCACTGGGACCGCCACTTCGCCGCCGCGCGCGGCCTGCTCGCCCGTCGCCGGGCGGACGCGGACGGCGGGCAGGCCGCGCGCGAGGCGGACTGCTTCGCACGCCTGGCGCGGCTGCTGTTTCCCGAGGGCGGCGGCCTGCTGCGGCTGATCGGGCGCTACATGGGGCTGGAGGATCTGCTCGCGATCCGCGCCCGCATGATCGGCAACGGCTCCATCGGCGGCAAGGCGGCGGGCATGCTGCTGGCGCGCGCAATCCTGCGCCGCGACCTGCCGGCCCTGCACGAGCGGCTCGAGGCGCACGACTCCTTCTACGTCGGCACCGAGGTGTTCGACACCTTCTTCGTCCTCAACCGGCTGTGGTGGATCCGCCGCCGGCAGCGCGAGCCGGAGAGCTTCCTGCAGGGCCTGGACGAGGCGCGCGGGCGCATCCTGCAGGGCGAGTTTCCGGAACCCATCGTGCGCCGCTTCGAGGCGATGCTGGACTACTTCGGCGAATGGCCCTTCATCGTGCGCTCCAGCTCGCGGCTGGAGGACCGCTACGGCAGCGCCTTCGCCGGCCAGTACGACAGCGTGTTCTGCGTGAACCAGGGCCCGCGCGGCAAGCGGCTGGCCGACCTGCTGGACGCGGTGCGCCAGGTCTATGCCAGCACGCTGGGCGAGCAGGCGCTGCGCTACCGCCAGCGCCGCGGGCTGCTGCACGAGCACGAGCAGATGGCGCTGCTGATCATGCGGGTGTCGGGCACCGCCGGCCGGCGCTATTTCCATCCGCATGCCGCCGGCGTGGGGCTGTCGGTGAATCCGTATCCGTGGAATCCGCAGATCGACATGCGCGCCGGCGTGGTCCGGCTGGTGGCGGGCCTGGGCACGCGGGCGGTGGACCGCAGCGACGACGACTACACCCGGCTCATCGCCCTCAACGCCCCGGCGCTGCGGCCGGAGACGAACTTCGGCGCCATCGCCCGCCATGCGCAGCGGCGCATGGATGCGCTCGACCTGCAGCAGAACAGGCTCGTCAGCGGGCCGTTCGCCGAACTGGTGAAGGGGGCGGGCGATTTCCCGCTTGCGCTCTTCACCAGCCGCGAGCGCGACGACGGCCCGGCCTTCCTCACCTTCGACGGGCTGGTGTCGCGCACCGCCTTCGTCGACGACCTGCGTGCGCTGCTCGCCGTGCTGCATGCCGCCTACGATCACCCGGTGGAGGTGGAATTCGCCGTCAACTTCGGCGGCGATGCCTACCGCATCAACCTGCTGCAATGCCGGCCGATGCAGATCCGCGACAGCGAAGGTGCCGGCGACGCGCGGCCGCCCGAAGGGGCGCGGCAGGTCGTTGCCGCGCGCGGCGCGGTGATCGGGCCGGGCAGGGTCATCCACCCCGAACGCATCGTGCTGGTGCGGCCGGCCGTCTACGGCCAACTCGGCCAGGCCGACCGCCTGGCGGTGACGCAGCTGGTCGGTCGCATCAACCAGGCCAGCGCCGGGCGCTGCCTGCTGGTGCTCGGGCCGGGACGCTGGGGTTCCCGCGACCTGTGGCTGGGGCTGCCGGTGGCGTTTGCCGAGATCAACCACGTCGCCGCGCTGTGCGAGATCGTGGCGATGCACGACAACCTCGTGCCCGACGTGTCGCTCGGCACGCACTTCCTGAACGAGCTGATCGAGGCGGACATGCTGTACTTCGCGCTGTTCCCCAGGCTCGCCGGCAACCATCTCGACGAGGAGGCGCTGCAGCGCCTGCCCAACCGGCTGGCCGATCTGCTGCCGGATGCCGCGCGGTGGAGCGGGGTGCTGCACGTGGCCGACGTCGCGCGGGGCGCCGCCACCCTGTACGCCGATGCCGAACGGCAGCAGGCGGTGCTGACCCTCGCCGGCTGA
- the ovoA gene encoding 5-histidylcysteine sulfoxide synthase, with amino-acid sequence MSALFPRTPLLAGGDVEARRRELLDYFHSTFDRYESLFEVLACDEACYRKPISLRHPLIFYFGHTATFFINKLMLAGLVGQRLDPRLESLFAVGVDEMSWDDLDDTRYDWPTVAEVAEYRRKVRAVVDRVIRETPFTLPIGWKDPFWAVLMGIEHERIHLETSSVLMRQHALRYVRPHPAWRPCGQHGEPPPNALVDIPAGRVVLGRRFEEPIYGWDNEYGEHRAEVPAFRAARQLVSNREYLAFVEAGGYADDGLWDEEGLGWRRFSRAEHPTFWVPGADGWRLRLMTEEVPMRWDWPAEVNCLEARAFCRWKARESGLSVRLPTEDEWNRLYDHAGLADVPHGAPANANLHLDHWASSCPVTTFAHGELFDVVGNVWQWCETPTYPFDGFDVHPIYDDFTTPTFDDRHNIIKGGSWISAGNESRHASRYAFRRHFFQHAGFRYIVSDAPVTNPASAYETDALLSQYAEFHYGDEAFGVPNFPRALAQIAIDAHRRLGNGRFGRALDLGCATGRATFELARAFGHVTGIDFSARFIQAGVKLAETGVLRYTLPDEGELVTYHERRLDALGLTDAAGRVEFWQGDACNLKEVFAGFDLILAANLIDRLYSPRRFFADVGRRLNPGGLLVLASPCTWLEEHTRREEWIGGFKKDGESYTTLDGLKDLLAAGFELVQGPQAVPFVIRETRRKHQHTLSELTIWRCRP; translated from the coding sequence ATGAGTGCGCTCTTCCCGCGCACCCCCTTGCTCGCCGGCGGCGACGTCGAAGCCAGGCGCCGCGAACTGCTGGACTACTTCCACTCCACCTTCGACCGCTACGAGTCCCTGTTCGAGGTACTGGCCTGCGACGAAGCCTGCTACCGCAAGCCGATCAGCCTGCGCCACCCGCTGATCTTCTACTTCGGCCACACCGCGACCTTCTTCATCAACAAGTTGATGCTCGCTGGCCTCGTCGGCCAGCGCCTCGATCCGCGGCTCGAATCCCTGTTCGCGGTCGGTGTGGACGAAATGAGCTGGGACGATCTCGACGACACCCGCTACGACTGGCCGACGGTGGCCGAGGTCGCCGAGTACCGGCGCAAGGTGAGGGCGGTGGTCGACCGCGTGATCCGCGAGACGCCCTTCACGCTGCCGATCGGCTGGAAGGACCCGTTCTGGGCGGTGCTGATGGGCATCGAGCATGAGCGCATCCACCTCGAAACCTCGTCGGTACTGATGCGCCAGCATGCGCTGCGCTACGTCCGGCCGCACCCCGCCTGGCGGCCGTGCGGGCAGCATGGCGAGCCGCCGCCGAACGCGCTGGTGGATATCCCGGCGGGCAGGGTCGTGCTCGGCCGCCGCTTCGAGGAGCCGATCTACGGCTGGGACAACGAGTACGGCGAACACCGCGCCGAAGTGCCGGCCTTCAGGGCGGCGCGCCAACTCGTCAGCAATCGCGAATACCTTGCCTTCGTCGAGGCCGGCGGCTACGCCGACGACGGCCTGTGGGACGAGGAGGGCCTGGGCTGGCGGCGCTTCTCCCGCGCCGAGCACCCCACCTTCTGGGTGCCGGGCGCGGACGGCTGGCGCCTGCGGCTGATGACGGAAGAAGTGCCCATGCGCTGGGACTGGCCGGCCGAGGTGAATTGCCTGGAGGCGCGCGCCTTCTGTCGCTGGAAGGCGCGCGAGAGCGGTCTGTCGGTGCGCCTGCCGACCGAGGACGAGTGGAACCGGCTGTACGACCACGCCGGGCTGGCCGACGTCCCGCATGGCGCGCCCGCGAACGCGAACCTGCATCTGGATCACTGGGCGTCGAGCTGTCCGGTGACGACGTTCGCCCACGGCGAGCTGTTCGACGTGGTCGGCAACGTGTGGCAGTGGTGCGAGACGCCGACCTATCCGTTCGACGGCTTCGACGTGCATCCCATCTACGACGACTTCACCACGCCGACCTTCGACGACCGCCACAACATCATCAAGGGCGGAAGCTGGATCTCCGCCGGCAACGAGTCGCGCCACGCCTCGCGCTACGCCTTCCGCCGCCATTTCTTTCAGCATGCGGGCTTCCGCTACATCGTCAGCGACGCGCCGGTGACCAATCCGGCCTCCGCCTACGAGACCGACGCGCTGCTGTCGCAATACGCCGAGTTCCACTATGGCGACGAAGCCTTCGGCGTGCCGAACTTCCCCAGGGCGCTGGCGCAGATCGCCATCGACGCCCACCGCCGGCTGGGCAACGGCCGCTTCGGCCGCGCGCTCGACCTCGGCTGTGCCACCGGCCGCGCGACCTTCGAGCTGGCGCGCGCCTTCGGCCATGTGACCGGCATCGACTTCTCGGCGCGCTTCATCCAGGCCGGGGTCAAGCTCGCCGAGACCGGCGTGCTGCGCTACACGCTGCCCGACGAAGGCGAACTCGTGACCTACCACGAACGCCGGCTCGACGCGCTGGGCCTCACGGATGCCGCCGGCCGGGTCGAGTTCTGGCAGGGCGACGCCTGCAACCTGAAGGAAGTTTTCGCCGGCTTCGACCTGATCCTCGCCGCCAACCTGATCGACCGCCTGTACAGCCCGCGCCGCTTCTTCGCCGACGTCGGCCGCCGGCTGAATCCGGGTGGCCTGCTGGTGCTGGCTTCGCCCTGCACCTGGCTGGAAGAGCACACCAGGCGCGAGGAATGGATCGGCGGCTTCAAGAAGGACGGCGAGTCCTACACTACGCTGGACGGCCTGAAGGACCTGCTCGCCGCCGGCTTCGAACTGGTGCAGGGGCCGCAGGCGGTGCCCTTCGTGATCCGCGAAACGCGCCGCAAGCACCAGCACACCTTGTCCGAACTGACGATCTGGAGGTGCCGCCCATGA
- a CDS encoding ADP-ribosylglycohydrolase family protein, translating to MKTGNGISTADRALGALMGAFIGDALALGPHWYYDLDELRARYGPWISDYTAPMPGHYHAGMQAGQSSQAGLLLRLTLESLAVCGGYDEADFCHRMDEDFFPLIDGMPMHGPGGYTSQSIREAWRKRVQQGLPWGQVGGNADNTEAAERTLAIAVRYALDPAALAAAVTRNTVLTQTDGTVVAMTVAFGAVLGMLIEGHALDAEISAKLMARVKAGALPFHTVTTGHLQAPRAGEAEAPAAGRFPSPDALLTPSSIARAAHDPDIRIEPAWKVSLVYGMPCAVYHQFPAAYYLAARFAGDFESAVLHAVNGGGQNMARAMLAGALVGAQVGIDGIPARFIDGLQEKDALLALCGRVAGQAAGQAAGA from the coding sequence ATGAAGACCGGCAACGGGATTTCCACCGCCGACCGCGCGCTCGGCGCGCTGATGGGCGCCTTCATCGGCGATGCACTGGCCCTCGGCCCGCACTGGTACTACGACCTCGACGAACTGCGCGCGCGCTACGGACCCTGGATCTCGGACTACACCGCGCCGATGCCCGGCCACTACCACGCCGGCATGCAGGCGGGGCAGTCCTCGCAGGCCGGCCTGCTGCTGCGCCTGACGCTGGAGTCGCTGGCGGTCTGCGGCGGCTACGACGAGGCGGATTTCTGCCACCGCATGGACGAGGACTTCTTCCCGCTGATCGACGGCATGCCGATGCACGGCCCCGGCGGCTACACCAGCCAGTCCATCCGCGAGGCGTGGCGCAAGCGCGTGCAGCAGGGGCTGCCGTGGGGGCAGGTGGGCGGCAATGCCGACAACACCGAGGCCGCCGAGCGCACGCTCGCCATCGCGGTGCGCTACGCGCTCGATCCCGCCGCGCTGGCCGCCGCCGTCACCCGCAATACCGTGCTGACGCAGACCGATGGCACGGTGGTGGCGATGACGGTTGCCTTTGGCGCCGTGCTCGGCATGCTGATCGAGGGCCATGCGCTGGATGCGGAGATCTCCGCGAAGCTGATGGCGCGCGTGAAGGCCGGGGCGCTGCCCTTCCATACCGTCACCACCGGCCATCTGCAGGCGCCGCGCGCCGGCGAAGCCGAGGCACCGGCCGCCGGCCGCTTCCCGTCGCCGGATGCGCTGCTGACGCCGTCATCGATCGCGCGGGCGGCGCACGACCCCGACATCCGCATCGAACCGGCATGGAAGGTGTCGCTGGTGTACGGCATGCCGTGCGCGGTGTATCACCAGTTCCCCGCCGCCTACTACCTGGCGGCGCGCTTCGCCGGCGACTTCGAGTCCGCCGTGCTGCATGCGGTGAATGGCGGCGGCCAGAACATGGCGCGCGCCATGCTGGCAGGAGCACTCGTCGGCGCCCAGGTGGGGATAGACGGCATTCCCGCGCGCTTCATCGACGGACTGCAGGAGAAGGATGCGCTGCTGGCGCTGTGCGGGCGGGTGGCGGGGCAGGCGGCGGGGCAGGCGGCGGGCGCCTGA
- a CDS encoding CopG family ribbon-helix-helix protein yields MTQAATKVLTAHVPLPLAEKVDQMAARLERSRGWIVKQALSAWIAQEEERDSPTQEALADGDTGRVIDHQAVQAWADSLGTDQPLPTPC; encoded by the coding sequence ATGACACAAGCAGCAACCAAAGTGCTGACCGCACACGTGCCGCTTCCGCTGGCCGAAAAGGTGGATCAGATGGCCGCGCGGCTTGAACGCTCGCGCGGCTGGATCGTGAAGCAGGCGCTCTCCGCCTGGATCGCCCAGGAAGAAGAGCGCGACAGCCCGACCCAAGAGGCGCTGGCCGACGGGGACACCGGCCGCGTCATCGACCACCAGGCCGTGCAGGCGTGGGCCGACAGCCTTGGCACCGATCAGCCGCTGCCAACGCCGTGCTGA
- a CDS encoding YkgJ family cysteine cluster protein has protein sequence MRNDEPSPLSGLHADVDARVRAIRASHPDWQCARGCAGCCRQLADVPRLTADEWALLQQGLAALAPQRLGDIRRKVAELGRAPSRPVVCPLLDEKEGACLVYAQRPVACRTYGFYVQRELGLYCGDIEARAAAGELAGVTWGNHDAIDRRLATLGESRPLTEWFTRGMAVEA, from the coding sequence ATGAGAAACGACGAGCCCTCGCCGCTCTCCGGCCTGCATGCCGACGTCGACGCCCGCGTCCGCGCGATCCGGGCGTCGCACCCCGACTGGCAGTGCGCGCGCGGCTGCGCCGGCTGCTGCCGGCAACTGGCCGACGTGCCGCGCCTGACGGCGGACGAATGGGCCCTGCTGCAACAGGGGCTCGCCGCCCTGGCGCCGCAGCGCCTGGGCGACATCCGCCGCAAGGTCGCCGAGCTTGGCCGCGCGCCGTCGCGCCCGGTCGTCTGCCCGCTGCTGGATGAAAAGGAAGGGGCCTGCCTCGTCTATGCCCAGCGGCCGGTGGCCTGCCGCACCTACGGGTTCTACGTGCAGCGCGAACTCGGCCTCTACTGCGGCGACATCGAGGCACGCGCGGCGGCCGGCGAACTCGCCGGGGTGACGTGGGGCAACCACGACGCGATCGACCGGCGCCTGGCCACGCTCGGCGAATCGCGCCCGCTGACGGAGTGGTTCACCCGCGGCATGGCGGTGGAAGCCTGA
- a CDS encoding glycogen/starch/alpha-glucan phosphorylase, which translates to MDLQQFEHQYDHLSRDVAAFKRAISNKLMYQIAKNAESARTEDWLHAVSYAVRDHLVERWMKTVRACYEQDAKRVYYLSMEFLIGRTFTNAMLAADLMPVVRQALRELDVDPDGLLDLEPDAALGNGGLGRLAACFLDSMATLGIAGFGYGIRYDYGMFRQRIIDGQQVEVPDYWLTHGNPWEFQRPEIRVLVRYGGHLEQHGDAVCWVGTEDVLAMAYDQMIPGYGTEVVNTLRLWSAKATEEMDLSAFNRGNYFGAVESKNHSENVSRVLYPDDSTLSGQELRLRQEYFFVSASLQDIVRRYLVTHDDFAALPDKVSIHLNDTHPVLAIPELMRLLVDEHRIGWKRAWALCRKVFSYTNHTLMHEALETWPVDMLGRVLPRHLRIIFDINADFLTAVTAANGHDIELMRRLSLIDEHGERRVRMAYLAVVASHSVNGVSALHSDLMKESIFADFARLFPERFNNKTNGVTPRRWLAQANPGLAALIDERLGPSWRRDLERLHALREYVDDPGFMQRFRAVKRQNKENLARYVRERLCIELNPDALFDVHVKRMHEYKRQLLNVLHVVTRYQAILARPDADWVPRVVVFAGKAASAYRFAKLVIRLINDVAATINSDPRVGDRLKVVFLPNYRVSLAERIIPAADLSEQISTAGTEASGTGNMKLALNGALTIGTLDGANVEIREQVGDDNIFIFGHTTAEVADIRARGYQPRTYYENDAALKAALDAIRDGVFSAAEPGRYQQVFDVLVNWGDHYLLLADYASYVVAQHRGDETFRDAGDWSRRALLNVAGMGVFSSDRTIAEYADTIWHTPPVDLR; encoded by the coding sequence ATGGACCTGCAGCAGTTCGAACATCAGTACGACCACCTGTCGCGCGACGTCGCCGCCTTCAAGCGGGCGATCTCCAACAAGCTGATGTACCAGATCGCCAAGAACGCGGAATCCGCCCGCACCGAGGACTGGCTGCACGCCGTGTCCTACGCGGTGCGCGACCACCTGGTCGAGCGCTGGATGAAGACCGTCCGCGCCTGCTACGAGCAGGACGCCAAGCGGGTGTATTACCTGTCGATGGAGTTCCTGATCGGCCGCACCTTCACCAACGCGATGCTGGCCGCCGACCTGATGCCGGTCGTGCGCCAGGCGCTGCGCGAACTCGACGTCGATCCGGACGGACTGCTCGACCTCGAGCCCGACGCCGCGCTCGGCAACGGCGGCCTCGGCCGCCTGGCCGCCTGCTTCCTGGATTCGATGGCGACGCTGGGCATCGCCGGCTTCGGCTACGGCATCCGCTACGACTACGGCATGTTCCGCCAGCGCATCATCGACGGCCAGCAGGTGGAAGTGCCCGACTACTGGCTGACCCACGGCAACCCGTGGGAATTCCAGCGCCCGGAGATCCGCGTGCTGGTGCGCTACGGCGGCCACCTCGAACAGCACGGCGACGCGGTGTGCTGGGTCGGCACCGAAGACGTGCTGGCGATGGCCTACGACCAGATGATCCCCGGCTACGGCACCGAGGTGGTCAACACCCTGCGCCTGTGGTCGGCCAAGGCGACGGAGGAAATGGATCTCTCCGCCTTCAACCGCGGCAACTACTTCGGCGCGGTGGAGAGCAAGAACCATTCGGAGAACGTGTCGCGGGTGCTGTACCCGGACGACTCCACCCTGTCGGGCCAGGAACTGCGGCTGCGCCAGGAATACTTCTTCGTGTCCGCCAGCCTGCAGGACATCGTGCGCCGCTACCTCGTCACCCACGACGATTTCGCTGCGCTGCCCGACAAGGTCAGCATCCACCTCAACGACACCCATCCGGTGCTGGCCATCCCCGAACTGATGCGCCTGCTGGTGGACGAGCACCGCATCGGCTGGAAGCGCGCCTGGGCGCTGTGCAGAAAGGTGTTCTCCTACACCAACCACACGCTGATGCACGAGGCGCTGGAGACCTGGCCGGTGGACATGCTCGGCCGCGTGCTGCCGCGCCACCTGCGCATCATCTTCGACATCAACGCCGACTTCCTCACCGCCGTGACCGCCGCCAACGGCCACGACATCGAGCTGATGCGCCGGCTGTCGCTGATCGACGAGCACGGCGAGCGCCGCGTGCGCATGGCCTACCTCGCGGTGGTGGCATCCCACTCGGTGAATGGCGTCTCCGCGCTGCATTCCGACCTGATGAAGGAATCCATCTTCGCCGACTTCGCCAGGCTGTTTCCCGAGCGCTTCAACAACAAGACCAACGGCGTCACGCCCCGGCGCTGGCTCGCCCAGGCCAACCCCGGCCTGGCCGCGCTGATCGACGAACGCCTCGGCCCGTCCTGGCGCCGCGACCTCGAGCGCCTGCACGCGCTGCGCGAATACGTGGACGATCCGGGCTTCATGCAGCGCTTCCGTGCGGTCAAGCGGCAGAACAAGGAAAACCTCGCGCGCTACGTGCGCGAGCGCCTGTGCATCGAGCTGAACCCGGACGCGCTGTTCGACGTGCACGTCAAGCGCATGCACGAATACAAGCGCCAGTTGCTCAACGTGCTGCACGTGGTCACCCGCTACCAGGCCATCCTCGCCCGGCCCGACGCGGACTGGGTGCCGCGGGTGGTCGTGTTCGCCGGCAAGGCGGCCTCCGCCTACCGGTTCGCCAAGCTGGTGATCCGCCTCATCAACGACGTCGCCGCCACCATCAACAGCGATCCGCGCGTCGGCGACCGCCTGAAGGTCGTCTTCCTGCCGAACTACCGGGTGAGCCTGGCCGAGCGCATCATCCCCGCCGCCGACCTGTCCGAGCAGATCTCCACCGCGGGCACCGAGGCTTCCGGCACCGGCAACATGAAGCTGGCGCTGAACGGCGCGCTCACCATCGGCACGCTGGACGGCGCCAACGTGGAGATCCGCGAGCAGGTGGGCGACGACAACATCTTCATCTTCGGCCACACCACCGCCGAAGTCGCCGACATCCGCGCGCGCGGCTACCAGCCGCGCACGTACTACGAAAACGACGCGGCGCTGAAGGCCGCGCTGGACGCGATCCGCGACGGCGTGTTCAGCGCGGCCGAACCCGGCCGCTACCAGCAGGTGTTCGACGTCCTGGTGAACTGGGGCGACCACTACCTGCTGCTGGCCGACTACGCGAGCTACGTCGTCGCGCAGCACAGGGGGGACGAGACCTTCCGCGACGCCGGGGACTGGAGCCGCCGCGCGCTGCTCAACGTCGCCGGCATGGGCGTGTTCTCGTCGGACCGCACGATCGCCGAATACGCGGACACGATCTGGCACACGCCGCCGGTCGACCTGCGCTGA
- the glgA gene encoding glycogen synthase GlgA — translation MRVLQVCAEIFPLLKTGGLADVAGALPAALQAQGADVRVLLPGFAPILAGLADPVEVAQLSPPAAMAASGARLLRGRLPACAADAYVIDAPGYYHRAGGPYADADHQPYADNHLRFALLGWTAAALAQGLDPHWTPEAVHTHDWHAALAPAYLRAAAQARRQRMPGSVYTVHNLAYQGLFDARHFGELGLPGHFFAMHGMEFHGQLNFMKAGLYYADRISTVSPTYAREIQGPEQGCGLDGLLRERALDLSGILNGVDEAVWNPATDRLLTGNYDAAGLDRKAGCKAALQRELGLQAAAGAPIFCVVSRLTEQKGLHLVLQALPALVARGAQFALLGSGDHGLEAAFRAAADDDPDAVAVRLGYDEAFAHRLIAGSDVIMVPSRFEPCGLTQLYGLKYGTLPLVRRVGGLADTVADTRLETLDTDATGFVFDDFSAGGLLQAAHRALALYRRAADWRQVQRRAMSRPCGWDVAAARYLALYRQAAG, via the coding sequence ATGCGCGTACTGCAGGTGTGTGCCGAGATCTTTCCGCTGCTGAAGACGGGCGGGCTGGCCGACGTGGCCGGCGCCCTGCCCGCCGCGCTGCAGGCGCAGGGTGCCGACGTCCGGGTGCTGCTGCCCGGCTTCGCGCCCATCCTCGCCGGGCTCGCCGATCCGGTCGAGGTGGCGCAGCTCTCGCCCCCCGCGGCGATGGCGGCGAGCGGCGCACGCCTGCTCCGCGGCCGCCTGCCGGCCTGCGCGGCGGATGCCTACGTGATCGACGCGCCTGGCTACTATCACCGTGCCGGCGGCCCCTATGCCGACGCCGACCACCAGCCCTACGCCGACAACCACCTGCGCTTCGCCCTGCTCGGCTGGACCGCCGCCGCGCTGGCCCAGGGGCTGGACCCGCACTGGACACCGGAGGCCGTGCATACCCACGACTGGCACGCGGCGCTCGCCCCCGCCTACCTGCGCGCCGCCGCGCAGGCCCGCCGCCAGCGCATGCCGGGCAGCGTCTACACCGTGCACAACCTGGCCTACCAGGGCTTGTTCGACGCCCGCCACTTCGGCGAACTCGGCCTGCCCGGCCATTTCTTCGCCATGCACGGCATGGAATTCCACGGCCAGCTCAACTTCATGAAGGCCGGCCTGTACTACGCCGACCGCATCAGCACCGTCAGCCCGACCTATGCGCGCGAGATCCAGGGCCCGGAACAGGGCTGCGGGCTCGACGGCCTGCTGCGCGAACGCGCCCTGGACCTGAGCGGCATCCTGAACGGCGTGGACGAAGCCGTGTGGAACCCCGCGACGGACCGCCTGCTCACGGGCAACTACGACGCCGCCGGGCTCGACCGCAAGGCCGGGTGCAAGGCGGCGCTGCAGCGCGAACTCGGACTGCAGGCCGCCGCCGGCGCGCCGATCTTCTGCGTCGTCAGCCGCCTCACCGAGCAGAAGGGCCTGCACCTGGTGCTGCAGGCCCTGCCCGCGCTCGTCGCCCGGGGCGCGCAGTTCGCCCTGCTCGGCAGCGGCGACCACGGGCTGGAGGCGGCCTTCCGCGCCGCGGCCGACGACGACCCCGACGCGGTGGCGGTCAGGCTGGGCTACGACGAAGCCTTCGCCCACCGCCTGATCGCCGGCAGCGACGTCATCATGGTGCCGTCGCGCTTCGAACCCTGCGGCCTCACCCAGCTCTACGGCCTCAAGTACGGCACCCTGCCGCTGGTGCGCCGGGTGGGAGGGCTGGCCGATACCGTCGCCGACACGCGGCTGGAAACGCTGGACACCGATGCGACCGGTTTCGTCTTCGACGACTTCTCCGCCGGCGGCCTGCTGCAGGCCGCGCACCGCGCGCTCGCGCTGTACCGGCGCGCGGCCGACTGGCGGCAGGTGCAGCGCCGCGCGATGTCGCGGCCCTGCGGCTGGGATGTCGCCGCCGCGCGCTATCTGGCACTCTACCGGCAGGCTGCGGGCTGA